One Glycine max cultivar Williams 82 chromosome 3, Glycine_max_v4.0, whole genome shotgun sequence DNA window includes the following coding sequences:
- the LOC113001202 gene encoding uncharacterized protein yields TGLIHLLPKFHGLAGEDPHKHLKEFHIVCSTMKPPDVQEDHIFLKAFPHSLEGVAKDWLYYLAPRSITSWDDLKRVFLEKFFPASRTTAIRKDISGIRQLSGESLYEYWEIFKKLCASCPHHQISEQLLLQYFYEGLSNMERSMIDAASGGALGDMTPAEARNIIEKMASNSQQFSARNDAIVIRGVHEVATNPSASSETKKLEGKLDALVNLVTQLALNQKSVPVARVCGLCSSVDHHTDLCPSMQQPGAIEQPEAYAANIYNRPPQPQQQNQPQQNNYDLSSNRYNPGWRNHPNLQSLTNQMGQLATQLNQQQSQNSDKLPSQAVQNPKNVSAISLRSGKQCQGPQPVAPSSSANEPAKLHSTPEKGDDKNLPNNFYAGESSSTGNSDLQKQHIPPLPFPPRAVSNKKMEEAEKEILETFRKVEVNIPLLDAIKQIPRYAKFLKELCTNKRKLKGSERISMGRNVSALIGKSVPQIPEKCKDPGTFSIPCIIGNSKFDNAMLDLGASVSVMPLSIFNSLSLGPLQSTDVVIHLANRSVAYPVGFIKDVLVRVGELIFPVDFYILNMEDGFSQGSVPIILGRPFMKTAKTKIDVYAGTLSMEFGDITVHFNILDAMKYPSEDLSRLTSSSAPFVFQGQRVEWWAEIPYGHLRLSSTERNEFGSSAGRDIDRPNDVPLELN; encoded by the exons actggactgattcatttgcttccaaagtttcatggccttgcaggtgaagacccgcacaaacatttgaaagaatttcacattgtctgctccaccatgaaacccccagatgtccaagaggatcacatatttctgaaggcttttcctcattcattagagggagtggcaaaggactggctgtattaccttgctccaaggtccatcacgagctgggatgaccttaagagagtattcttagagaaatttttccctgcttccaggaccacagccatcaggaaggatatctcaggtattagacaactcagtggagagagcctgtatgagtattGGGAgatatttaagaaactatgtgccagttgcccccaccatcagatttcagaacagcttcttctccaatatttttatgaaggactcagtaatatggagagaagtatgatagatgctgccagtggtggagcccttggagacatgactcctgctgaagccagaaatataattgagaagatggcttccaactcccagcagtttagcgccagaaatgatgccatagtcattagaggagtgcatgaggtagctacaaacccatctgcatcatctgaaactaagaagcttgaaggcaaactggatgcattggttaacttggtaacccagctggctttgaatcagaaatctgtacctgttgcaagggtttgtggtttgtgctcctctgttgaccaccatacagacctttgcccttccatgcagcaacctggagcaattgagcagcctgaagcttatgctgcaaatatttacaatagacctcctcaacctcagcagcaaaatcaaccacagcaaaacaattatgacctctccagcaacagatacaaccctggatggaggaatcaccctaacctc cagagcttaaccaatcagatgggacaattggctacccaattgaatcaacaacagtcccagaattctgacaagctgccttctcaagctgtccaaaatcccaaaaatgtcagtgccatttcattgaggtcgggaaagcagtgtcaaggacctcaacccgtagcaccttcttcatctgcaaatgaacctgccaaacttcactctactccagaaaaaggtgatgacaaaaatttacctaacaatttctatgcaggtgaatcttcttccacaggtaattctgatttgcaaaagcagcacattccccctcttccattccctccaagagcagtttccaacaaaaaaatggaagaggcagagaaagagatcttggaaacgtttagaaaagtagaggtaaacatacctctgttggatgcaataaagcaaattccaagatatgccaaattcttgaaggagctgtgcactaataagcggaagcttaaaggaagtgaacggattagcatgggcagaaatgtctccgcattgattggtaaatctgttcctcaaattcctgaaaaatgcaaagatccaggtacattcagcataccttgtatcatagggaatagtaagtttgacaatgccatgctagatttaggagcttctgttagtgttatgcctctgtctatttttaattctctatctctaggccccttgcagtcaactgatgtggtaattcatttagctaatagaagtgttgcctaccctgttggtttcataaaagatgtcttagttagagttggtgaactgattttccctgttgatttttatattttgaatatggaagatggattttctcaaggatcagttcccatcattctaggcagaccctttatgaaaactgctaaaactaagatagatgtttatgcaggcacactgtccatggagtttggtgatataactgttcattttaatattctggatgctatgaaatacccatctgaagatctttct agactaacgtcgtcttctgcaccttttgtcttCCAGgggcagcgagtcgagtggtgggcggagataccttatggtcattTGCGCCTTTCGTCGaccgagaggaacgaattcggca gttccgctggcagggaTATTGACCGGCCTaatgatgttccgctcgaactaaattag